The DNA segment tctagAGGATTGACAGAGCTATCAACAAGTGCCTCTCTaataaattttctaattttcatgcAATGGTGCTTCCtgcttttttgtttaaaatattcaGGCATTTTAAAGAAATGTTAGGGACAAGAATGATGatgatttgtatttttgccttgGTTACCCGTTTATGGTTGTTAGTGTTTTTTATCTTAAAGACAAGTATGACTAATGCCAAACGGCGGGCAGCTTGATTCCGTAGAGGATTAAAGATCCTACTCAGAAATGATAACGCACTTAAGAATTTGCACCTCATTGACAGTAAGTCGAGTTCCTAGCTTAAATTATCATTATTTCCCAGAGAAATATATCAGTCTAAACTGAATTCATGCGCATACATTACGCTCcatgtgtttcttttttatgaCGCTTTTCTCTTTATTTCATGACGCAGATGGAGTAATGTTATATAACAAATTAAGCGCCTTGCAAATTCTGTTACCTTCCCCTAAATCAGCGAACTGTTACTTTTGATTTGACACAAGCTATTTTGTTATGAATAGACAAACAGTTAATATATGTGCTATCGGGTTCTGCTCATTCACTCTATTCTCTGGTTACTTTGCTCTGGCAGATATTCAGGTTCTGTATCTACATTTTTACTTATGAAAATACACATTATTCTgtttcattttctcccttggttgATTTTCTCCTCTCGTCATGTTGAATGAAATGCTAAATTTGACCAACTTAAAATAActctagctgcttcagctcgctacgctcgcttgcgccagTAGCTGTATCGGTAGCATGAAggacgccgcatgagccttttgacgttgccaattttctttcgataaaaaccgaaattactgggaaattttttaatatttttttccaaaattctcagataattttgttcacaatttaatctaaaatatcagaaaatttcaaggaaaaataagcacaaCTTTTCCTAAAAACACATGTTtaatccgggaaaatttggcaactctcgaatgcacatacggcgtttttccttagcacaacagtatACAAGGCCCCTCTTCTTAGTTTATCTTTATTGAATACCTATTTCAGAAAACCTTATTAGTGAGTGCGCACGATGACAACACTAATTTCAACGTTGATGGCTACACTCTTGCAGGAGTTACATACTCTTCTTTTGCAATCAGTTTATTCCTCGTTCCTTCAATTATTTCACTCATTGGCCCGCGATTGACAATGTTCATTGGAGCTGCATGCTATGTGTGAGTATACAAAATGAGCCTACACTCAAAacaaggtatgactctgagacccataaaaaatggatcggagatccataatttctaaccaaagtgacttaccgtctgCAGTATGactttctgagccatactttaaTGGTCGTGAACCTgtaagcatggctccacgaactatattctatggctccatgatccataactcggccggtaagtcactcttcccatacttatTTTTTGAGTGTATCTAACAACTCGATACTAAGGTTAATGATACAAGATACCAGGACTACGTTTTACGAAATTGCAGAAATATTTGTAGACGAGTTCTAATATTACAAACCATGaagaagagttttttttttttttttttttttttttttttttttttttttttaatacgtgGCTAAAATTGCGTTCTTTCTCAATTTGGAGCACTAGATGAAATACAACGCTTTTTAAGGGTAAACGTGCCTAAAAATCTTCGGCTTTTCTTGAAGAATATGATTCAAAATCGAGGAACTTGTCCTCCACATTTAGCTATCCATATCCAAGATAAGTGAAACGTAAGTACGCTCTTCCCGACCCTTTCAGACGGAACTCACAATCACCTTTCGGCTCCCGCTGGTAGAGCTATGGCGCAAAGTTTGTATTTCAACAATATCACAGTCTTATAGTCGAAAGCAAATAAGACCGCCTGCTGTTGATAAAAACGAATTAATTCAGCGCAAGCAAATAATTTAAGAATGAATATTCATTTGTTTTAATGAGGTAATTGGTTGTctattttttcaagtaagaCAGAAAAGTAAGACAGAAAACACCTCTAGTGGCGGGAGTCAAAAGCCAAGTTCTGACTGAAAGAGTCGGAAAGAGTATACCTGCGTTTCACTTACCTTGATCCATATGAACTATGAATGTAATATAATATTATGATATAATAATAAtgtaatataataatatatatgaatccaaataaataaataaatctaatACATGGCATGTAGGATTTTTGATCAACCACGGGCAGCATAACGCTTTTCGAAGGACTGCAAATCTAATTGAGTATTTACCagattattctttttttcctttttttcaaacgtTTAAATTTGTCATGCGCTGCGTttaagcaatattttttttaatgctaTGTTTGatatcttaaaaatttgacgttCAAAATATGATACCCTTGGTGTCTTGAGGATGttttgcaaattgtttacaTTGGCATTGTCTCAATAATTTTCATCAAGACTCTGACCGTTTGTCTTTTGATTTGCCAGAGCTCCTCCAATAACAATTTTACTAGAGAATAGTTGGTTACTCTACATAGCAGGATCCCTCAATGGAATCGGTGCCGCTCTAATGGTTACTGCAACTTCAACTTACATAGTATTGAACTCAACCGAGGAAACGCTTGCACGAAACTCGGCTTTATGGTGGTTCCTTTATCAGTGCGGGTATGTTATGATCTTTTTACCCTTCGATCTTAGAGGAAACTTAGATCAGCAGGTCAGATACTTacgaaaaaatttcagacagctTCCCAAAATTTGCGACACAAAATTGTGCCGCTAGGATCAAAATTGCATGGTGCATCCGGCATGTGTGCATTCGAAAAGTTGCCTATTTATCTTTTTGGGTGCGTGACTAAACTCCTTACCTGTTTTTAAAATCCATGTgaaaattggactaaattttgaaattaggaactttATTAATTTTGGTTGTCTAAAAACAACTTAGGTGCCTTTAGTTTCCCCGGACACATACGTGTTTTtgagataagccagaaatagtgatttctaattgcaaaatctgGTCTAATTGATATGAAATTTTGACCCAGAGTAATGGCAGTGTATACGATATCACAAAAGGTATAACAAGGTTTAGCAAAACAATTCATATCCATTTATAAAGATAGACGTGTCCTTGTGGATCCACTTATTGCTGCACTGACGAATTTGAGCCTTCACATTTATTAGTCTCCTTTCCTCAAATCCCACATAATACATCAATAAAACGACGCAACTGACCAAATGCATGACTTCATCTCATTTTACTCTGTATTGGCCCGTCTATAAAGAAAAACCTTCAACAATCGATGGAGTTGGAGCCCTGTCATCGAAATTTGAGAGGAGGCCATCAATTTTTCgttgttctttttctttgtccCAATGTCAAGCCCTAAAATATACCTTTATTCTTCAGGCAGTTTCCAGGCAATCTATTCACATACCTTACATTCAAAAATGTAACCTTGAAAATAGATGAGACAACCCGTCATCATGTCTTATTTGTGCTGACTGGAATCATGGCTACAGGAGCTTTGATGCATTTATTTCTGAGAGAGGTGCACGGAGAAGGAAAGGAACCACCTGCTACCCCGTGGCAAGCATTGAGGAAGACCTGGGATATAGCTCTATCGCGAAATACGGCTATTCTTTTTGCAGCTTTTGGATATTGTGGTACTGGaggatgacattttttcatgttcatGGCCTTTGCTTTTATGGCTTCTCTGTACATTAGGTCCTCGCTGGCTCAAATCTAaaccaatttctttttttcagaggcggatccagcaatttggcaacactggatttcccccatttaaacctacgctaaataatcgatttttgacggagcacttggcccctccaagaatcgatacatttccataggtttaaatggacgaaatccggtgttgccaagttgctagATCCACTAATGCTTTTTTGACGGATGGATCTAAAATCGACGTTAACTTCTTTGAATTATTATTGACTAAAAGGTATCCTAAAATTGTATaatctttaaaacattttatccgTCTGTACTTTTTTCCGTTCCagagctttcctaaaaaatatttcatatataATTTGTATGACCTCAACAACTGCGTTAACAGGTCCCGAGAATACAGTGCAAGGGCAGCAGGGGTAGAAAGCACCCCGTAACCTCTCGTGTCTATCGGTCGAGATCCTTGTTCATTTATCTCGTTGTGCATTTTTATACTCAAGTTATGTGACTATATTTTCATGATGCGCAGGTTTCTTGGTGCACATCGGAAcgaattttacagagaaatcccAAAGAAGCAAATCATACTCTGTAATATAAACATCGGCGGATTCAGCAAACTGGAAACATTGTCTtgtctctatttaaacctatagaaatgtatcgattcttggaggggccaggtgctcctacaagaatcgattatttagcataggtttaaatggagaaaatggtGTTGCCGAATcgttggatccgcctctgaataTAATATCATAGGAGTACCGTGTAACGCATAACggctgaggcgcgaagcgcgcgCTTAAATGGGTTTGACCACAAGGCGGTCAGGGAGTGCAAGTTCcctagtcaaaaaaaaaaaaaaaaaaaaaaaaaaaaaaaaaaaaaaaaaaaaaaaaaacgaaaatttacagCATTCTTGACTAATTTATACTAGTATGAACTAATCCTTGCACTTTGATGTGAACAGTCGCTATATTTTTAGCAATGGTTAATTTAATCATCATTTATGGCTTCTCAGGTCTGCACATGTCTTTCATCACCGATATATGTGGATCTATATTCAATTATAACATTTTTCCAGGTTTACACATGTCTTTCATCATGGGAATCTATGGATCCAGCATTGGGTTCACATTACAAATTGGAGAAGGTGTTAAAAGACTCGTTCCCTTGTCTGCAATTTTGATTGGATGCGGAGAAGTGTCGGGTAGGTACTggcttaattggacgtatttctaccaaacggaactatgtgcattatgacgcgagccctgttatgcacatattcttttgggtctcagggctcatgtcttaatgcacatggttccgtttgatagaaatacgtccaattcatcatgagatttgtaaaattttggaaagataGTTTATAACGACAGGCAAAGTTTTTACACTCATGTTTAAATAAGACATGAAGTGTGCAAAACAATCAATAgatccatagagaaaaaaaaggaggtgtttgcatttcgggcatcctggaattttttgatgacttgatgacgtaggtgggtacagcaaCGTGtagcgtgaaggggacgtcgctgtacccacctacgtcattaagtcatcaaaaaattccaagatgcccgaaatgcaaacacctctttttttttctctatgcaatAGATCGAAATTCTTCAAATGTACAGGTGTGAATTCAAGGGGGCAGACCCTCCGAGATCTTTATCCATCGCACAAGTGTGTATGAAGTGCTCGCCACCCttttattgttgttttttcCTTTGGTCCCACGACcataatttcaattaatattatcgtatttcataatgttttctcgATAcatcaaatttgatttttggaaCCATGCCTCAAATACCTAAAATATGATTGTCCTGTTTCAGTTTAGCAGGTTGCTCAAGTGCACTGATTTCTAgacattttaacaaatgaatGTGTTTGGCCTCCTATTTTTTTGCTTGGAAGAGCTCGGGAAAGATAGTTAGTTCGTTGAACACGACGATCAGCTACTAGGCTGAGGTACTAGGCCAAAGACCGGGAAAttaccttcaattttgagatttaatTATTGTTCGAAGACCCTTAAAGACTACATAATGAATAAGtagttcctgtcatactttatttttaaatgaaaaactacttaacgtcgattcttgaaaacttccttgttttttttctctgtccgAAAGAAACTCCGTAAAAAtctcaagaaattatgttgatttgttcacattgaaaaaaataaaatgagtgtagagatttttaaacaccgcaaatgattcaccgtcgacatatttataaaattttttacCCGATTCCCATTTACTACTCAAGAAAGTCGTTCAATTGAATTGAAAGACATTTAAGATTAGCAGGGTCAGGGTCTAAAAGTAAAGATTAGAGTACCTGAAAATAAACTTTTGGGTGAATTGCGAATTAATTAGATCTTACCTATGGATATTTCGATGATTATGACACATGTATTGTCCGACCGCTTACTctatttcctcctctttttgtAGGTGGAGTTCTAGTACAAATTTTTGGGAACGTGAAGATACGTCGGATTAACGTATTTTTTGTTGTGGCTGTAATCCTTAATTGTTTCTTCTATTTAatggtttttttgagcttaccCGGTAACGCGAATTTTGGGAAttcgaatcaaaaatctattaTAGAACCGAGGTAGgcctttttgaattttgtatCATGTGGTGTGAGACTTGCATCTTTTGTGAGTTGAAACAGCAATGATAGAAATTTTGTCACGTCAAGAAGTCATTCCTGGCAGATTATTCCTAATTAAGGATTGACAATTAATATTTGGATCTTAACTTTGACACGTCCAATATTGACAAAGAtattgttaaaagaaaaaaacaaaaacaaccaAGGATTGTCGGAAGCCAAGACACATTTGAGTCTCGATAAATCTTGTATAGAGAGCGTTCATTAATTACATTATAGAGCGTTCATTAAATCTAAGGGTAGGGAGATTCAGTACCAGCGTTAAGTGACACTATTTATTGGTAAGAACACacgcaaaatccaaaatttatcTTCCTCATTTCTTTGACGATACATTTAACTATATCgttaaaaatacttcaaattgtATCCAGTCATTTATTCAAACTTTGTGCCGTAGTACCCTTTTTAAAGCGGTAAGCTCAAAAAGAATGCTCATTTCTAATGCAGATTGTGAAAATAGGAatacatttcagactttgctgatgcgctgattgtgatttttgaaacattttctacgggggaaacaactcttactcttgctctagcaaaagtttgcaacggttataggacatttcgtcaacgattttgtGTCCGCGCTcatgttttttccagtaatttacgtccacgcgttttttcggcacgggagttttggtccacgtgccagttgagacccaaagttaattggcccacatgtaaatacaaacggcaattgctcacgacgtttttggatgaaaatttataatgtcttggaagaatgagggtttgcttgtttttttgttttgtctgtttggtccaacggagaataatatatagttgagagttttggtaaaaatgggggagcgtcattTCCATAAGAcaaaatacactaaaacactCTTCACCTccttggtgtaacaggacttactTCAAGACTTAcgttatctttcaagaaattcccaccttgttatatctgaaccggataaacctctatatttgcctcagctaaaggctcttagatttttcctgtgtacgataaatatcttgatttattttgcaagcaaAGATctatacttttaaaggatgcctgtcattcttaataagttcaatttcgtataatacagtgcaacacctctgttgtgaaatagttgtttcagGCGTCGCCTCACGGCAGGCGAGCGgccagcgcgtaacgcgcattggcgcctacaaacctaagtggatacttcaagcattgtgcaatgcaggaagtatccacttaggtttgtaggcgctagtgagcctctcgcgctggtagcacgccgctccgctctgttaggctttaatatttatactcacatagtcagcgttttttaactcatgattttgaaatgtttgcacactctgcattgattattctcatttaaatggatgggaaaaaaatatgtatcaatttatcaaaggagaataatcatataatgtgtgttttttaaatattggtggttccgtgtcaaattaaatgatttccaaagcactttaattttttcttttacattttgtgcttttattgtgctacagcgaggtgtacgcgcaacgaaacgctaaaaatttgacgtatttgactctaacaGATCGAtatacaaatgggttaaaactaaagattgcgtgcttcttggtttttttcctcttttattcattttcacaatttctgttggcacaactgcggctcattgagattaatatcgcaattggaaaaggttttacaaatacttgccacgttttaaaaatatacatgttttcaaaatgaagtaataatttcgtaaagaaaaaattaaaaaaataaaaaaagtacctttacatatataaggtatattgtacatcgaatattttaaggatagaaataaaaccaaatattcaccaatgtaTATAccagtaataacatttcatttagaaaatgagcaaccatataACAACACTCCTTTCTCTctgaatttctcatttccatattgtcaatataattttacataccggctaaaatataacgcttggaccaagtcactgttgcttattttacgtgtgggcgtaaactactggacaaaaaaggtgcgcggacaaaaaatcgtcgacaaaatgtcctgaaaccatttGCGACAGGCCTATTATTCCAGgtattggaaaaattgaagaactgcccagttgttttaaaataaatcctATCTGACCAAACAGAATAATTTTGTAGAAAACAATCAATTGAACTTCCAGTCATTTCaagaacaaaatatttcaaatataaATCGAATTTGCATCATATCTATTTAGGGAGGAGTGAGGAGTTAAGGGGTGAGGCATTTCTATGTGATCAGTTAATTGGACTCCAGCAAGCATAGGGAATACACAGGTGAAGAGAACTTGTTGCGACATGATTATCATTGGATGGTGGCTTTATATTTGATAGATATTTATTTGTTCCAGGATATGGCTCTTACTACTCGCGAGTTATTCTTTTGGATTAGGTGACAGTTTCCTTAACATTCAGTTTTACTCTTTAATTGGATCTCTTCATCCTACGGATAGTGCATCTGGATTCAGTATCTTCAAAATCGTGAGGGTGAgtttttccacttaaaaaattttccaggcCATGTGCGTAGGGTGCTTCACTCggcaatttgcaaaaaaaaaaaaaaaaaaaaaactataataaCTATAACAATTATAGAAAAATATTCTAATCGCGACATTATTCAGGTTGTTATTTTTGCCTTATTTTGATCGAAAATACTTGCAACTAGNNNNNNNNNNNNNNNNNNNNNNNNNNNNNNNNNNNNNNNNNNNNNNNNNNNNNNNNNNNNNNNNNNNNNNNNNNNNNNNNNNNNNNNNNNNNNNNNNNNNNNNNNNNNNNNNNNNNNNNNNNNNNNNNNNNNNNNNNNNNNNNNNNNNNNNNNNNNNNNNNNNNNNNNNNNNNNNNNNNNNNNNNNNNNNNNNNNNNNNNNNNNNNNNNNNNNNNNNNNNNNNNNNNNNNNNNNNNNNNNNNNNNNNNNNNNNNNNNNNNNNNNNNNNNNNNNNNNNNNNNNNNNNNNNNNNNNNNNNNNNNNNNNNNNNNNNNNNNNNNNNNNNNNNNNNNNNNNNNNNNNNNNNNNNNNNNNNNNNNNNNNNNNNNNNNNNNNNNNNNNNNNNNNNNNNNNNNNNNNNNNNNNNNNNNNNNNNNNNNNNNNNNNNNNNNNNNNNNNNNNNNNNNNNNNNNNNNNNNNNNNNNNNNNNNNNNNNNNNNNNNNNNNNNNNNNNNNNNNNNCCCCCCCCCGTAATGCACATTAAAACTTCAATTTTATCACAACAAAATATTGCATTATCGATTCGCATttacttgtgaaaattttatattttgttacCAGTTTTGTTCAGAATTACGAATTGCGGATAAAAATTACAACAAAAGTCAAAGAATTGTCAAAACTATGAACTTGTTTCCTTTGAACTTCATGTTTTATGCCTATTGAACCCGCCTTTAATTACTGCGACTTGTTAGCTCCTGCTAGCTACACTTCACCGAGAAATTTAATACTTAAATTAATTGAAGgttgttttcttcttcctttgtttttttctttttattcaacGAATCGTAATTAACTAGAAAGACATTATATAATGgattgtgttttttattttgttttagtcAAAATGCCGATCGACTTATACTATGTTCCCGGAAGCGCACCTTGCCGTGGTGTGCAGCTCGCTGCCGCACTGGTCGGAGTTGAGCTTAACTTGAAGCACACAGACCTGATGAAGGGAGAACATATGACTCCAGAATTCATAAAAGTAAGGAGTATTTTATTATACCCTTtatttttctaccttttttgGATGTATAGGAGgcaaatattttcatatttctaTTTGCTTGCTTGCCTATCGTTTATATATTGCTTTAAAATAATGGAACTCCGGTAATCAGAATTAACTTTCATATCCTTATAATTTtttgtacgataagtatcttgatttattttgcgaggaaagatctgtacttttggtacggatgcctgtcattcttaacaCGTTCAATCTCGTATAATACTGTgtaacacctctgttgtgaaatagttgcttcaggcgccgccgcacgcacggcgcggcaggcgggcggtcagcgcaaaacgcgcattggcgcctacaaacctaagtggatacttcaagcagtgtgcaatgcaagaagtatccacttaggtttgtacgCGCCGCGCGAGTGAGCCTCTCACGCtggtagcacgccgctccgctctgttaggctctaatatttaactCGCAttgtcagcgttttttaactgatgattttgaaatgtttgcacactctgcattgattattctcgtttaaattgatgaaaaaacaagctgctggttccaacactactgtgttggagagctcgcctttgggaaactattaacaactattaatgcttttttctgaaattgtatagtattaaatgaatctttacccaattatcagaggttacatgccgatgcaaaatgttatgacgtaatttcatatgacaaatttttcacatttcaataaataaagagaaataaagagagagaaatggaattatcttttatgaatgtgattttgcggcaaatgttgcaatggctatttttgccatcgcatttttgtttctggctttcatcgttgataagctttttcttaacttgtcaacaatgtaatgaaaccatatgatttaattttaattttttttttttaaatcaagtcgccaacttgaattaaggttatactttgttaagctggcagtctgaaattctgaatttttatcggcacagagttcaaagaaactata comes from the Bemisia tabaci chromosome 7, PGI_BMITA_v3 genome and includes:
- the LOC109043163 gene encoding UNC93-like protein MFSD11 (The sequence of the model RefSeq protein was modified relative to this genomic sequence to represent the inferred CDS: added 153 bases not found in genome assembly) translates to MNRQTVNICAIGFCSFTLFSGYFALADIQKTLLVSAHDDNTNFNVDGYTLAGVTYSSFAISLFLVPSIISLIGPRLTMFIGAACYVAPPITILLENSWLLYIAGSLNGIGAALMVTATSTYIVLNSTEETLARNSALWWFLYQCGQFPGNLFTYLTFKNVTLKIDETTRHHVLFVLTGIMATGALMHLFLREVHGEGKEPPATPWQALRKTWDIALSRNTAILFAAFGYCGLHMSFIMGIYGSSIGFTLQIGEGVKRLVPLSAILIGCGEVSGGVLVQIFGNVKIRRINVFFVVAVILNCFFYLMVFLSLPGNANFGNSNQKSIIEPRIWLLLLASYSFGLGDSFLNIQFYSLIGSLHPTDSASGFSIFKIVRTAFTAASFYYGRYLPLPTLLLVLAIFGALGMIAFNVVSVIHERKKPADKH